A genomic region of Paenibacillus sp. PL2-23 contains the following coding sequences:
- a CDS encoding YfiT family bacillithiol transferase has translation MEQLRYPIGKYSFEGMTAAQQREWIREVEALPALLKAAIEGLDDEQLDTPYRTGGWTIRQVVHHVADAAMNCFSRFKLALTENNPTIKPFNEEGWAETEDSLKVAPEVSLAIVDGVHRRWSVLLHAMERSDFDKQFYHPEKGSQLKLSWFLGFVAWHGKHHVAHITSLRERMDW, from the coding sequence ATGGAGCAATTGCGGTATCCCATTGGCAAATATTCGTTCGAAGGCATGACAGCTGCGCAGCAGAGGGAATGGATTCGCGAGGTGGAGGCGCTGCCCGCGCTGTTGAAGGCGGCCATCGAAGGACTTGACGACGAGCAGCTGGACACGCCATACCGGACAGGCGGCTGGACGATCCGGCAGGTGGTGCATCATGTCGCCGACGCGGCGATGAATTGCTTCTCCCGATTCAAGCTTGCTCTGACGGAGAATAATCCGACGATCAAGCCCTTTAACGAAGAAGGCTGGGCTGAAACGGAGGATTCGCTGAAGGTGGCGCCGGAGGTCAGTCTTGCTATTGTGGATGGCGTCCACCGCCGGTGGTCCGTGCTGCTTCACGCCATGGAGCGGTCCGATTTCGACAAGCAGTTCTATCATCCGGAGAAAGGCAGCCAGCTCAAGCTGTCCTGGTTCCTCGGATTTGTGGCTTGGCACGGGAAGCATCATGTCGCCCATATTACGAGCCTAAGAGAAAGAATGGATTGGTAA
- the rpoZ gene encoding DNA-directed RNA polymerase subunit omega yields the protein MLYPSIDEMVKKVDSKYTLVVAASRRARMLRNGDKSELASPRSHKYVGVALEEIYGDVIQVETLATKEE from the coding sequence ATGTTGTATCCATCCATTGACGAGATGGTAAAGAAGGTAGACAGCAAGTACACGCTTGTCGTCGCGGCATCCAGAAGAGCGCGCATGCTGCGTAATGGCGACAAATCGGAGCTTGCGAGCCCGCGCTCCCACAAGTATGTAGGCGTGGCGCTTGAGGAGATCTACGGCGACGTGATTCAAGTTGAGACGCTGGCCACCAAGGAAGAATAG